In Deltaproteobacteria bacterium HGW-Deltaproteobacteria-6, the genomic stretch ATCCGGAGCATCATCACTGCGGGCAGGGCGGCCAACCGGTCGAATACAGCAAGGGGCGGGTTTACGACCCGCCCCTCAAGAGATGGTAAAGAATAAATGGTTCCTGTAAAATTATTTCCTGGCGTTTGGTTTCGGCATGGAAGGAACGGCGGCCGCCGTGGCCGCTTTGGTATCCAGCAGTTCCACTTCAAAGATCAATGTCGCGCCGCCGGGAATAACAGGCGGACGTCCCCTGTCGCCGTAAGCGGTTTCCGACGGACAAACCAGTTTAGCCTTGCCGCCCACTTTCATCATGCTGACACCTTCCGTCCAGCAGGGGAAAACCTGACTAAGCGGCAATTCCACCGGCTGGCCGCGTTTGATGGAGCTGTCAAATTCCTTGCCGTCCATCAGCGTGCCCACGTAGTGCACTTTGACGATGTCCGTAACTTTAGGCTGAGCGCCCGTGCCTGCCTTGATTTCCTTGTAGATCAGACCGGAAGCGGTTTTTTGCGCACCTTTTTCGGCAGCAGCTTTTTCTAAAAACGGCTTGGCCTGTGCTTTTTGTTTTTCAGTAGCTTTCGCCAGGCGAGCCTGAGCCAATTCACCCAGTTTCTGCATGTTGGTTTCCGGCTCCGCCACCAGCTTCTTACCGGTGGACGCATCGGACATACCCTGCTGGACAAACTTCAACTCTTCGGGCGACAGATCAAAAACGGACAGTTGCTTGTTGAGATGAACACCCAGCGCATAAAAGGCCTTCTGATCTTCTGTTTTCGGCGCTTCCGGTGAACAACCCCAAACAGCCATAAGGGCTATCAAAACGACAATCATTACTTTACGCATATCATTCCTTTCTTTTCTCTTTTTATTTATATTGCTCTTTGCCCTGAGATAATGAGTTCAATCTATCCGGGAAGACCTGATCATAAAAAAATTAAAATGATGACCGGCCCCGTTCATCAGCCCCGGGACTATTTCTTTTTG encodes the following:
- a CDS encoding peptidylprolyl isomerase; protein product: MRKVMIVVLIALMAVWGCSPEAPKTEDQKAFYALGVHLNKQLSVFDLSPEELKFVQQGMSDASTGKKLVAEPETNMQKLGELAQARLAKATEKQKAQAKPFLEKAAAEKGAQKTASGLIYKEIKAGTGAQPKVTDIVKVHYVGTLMDGKEFDSSIKRGQPVELPLSQVFPCWTEGVSMMKVGGKAKLVCPSETAYGDRGRPPVIPGGATLIFEVELLDTKAATAAAVPSMPKPNARK